TTCCATCGGGCAGCCCTACTATGGCTTGAAGTGTGAGTTTGTTGTGGCTAAATTGTGCATACACGCCTATTGGCACTTGACAGCCCCCCTCTAATGTGCGCACAAACGCTCTCTCTGCGCTTACACAAAGCGCACTCTGCACATCATTGAGTGCAGCAATCCTATCAAAAAATATAGAATCTTTACGCATTTCTATCCCAAGCGCACCCTGCCCCATCGCAGGTATCATAAAATCTAAAGGTGTGATATAAGGCACATTTTGTGTATTGATGTTAAGCCGATTCACTCCTGCTTGAGCGAGGATAATTGCATCAAACGCACCATTATGGAGCTTTTCTAATCGTGTTTGCACATTACCACGCAAACTTAATGTATCTAAATCAGGACGATATTTCTTAACCTGCATTGAGCGGCGCAAGGAAGTTGTCCCTACTTTTGCTCCTTGTGGTAAAGCATCAAGATTAGGATATTTTACACTTAAAAAACAATCATTTGCACTCTCGCGTTGAGTAATAGCTGCTAAATTAAGCTCTGGCACAAACTCCACAGGCACATCTTTGAGGCTATGCACAGCCAAATCAATATCCTTGCTCAAAAGCATTTCTTCTAGCTCTTTTGTGAAAAGCCCCTTTCCACCGATTTTTGCCAAAGGTACATCAAGGATTTTATCACCGCGAGTTTTGATGATTTGTATGCGAGATTGCAAACCGCACTCTGCTTGAAGACGAGATTTAATATATTCAGCTTGCCATAAAGCCAATACACTTCCGCGTGAGCCGATAACTAGCTCCCTATCTGCCCTGCTTTGCTCTGCCATATCCGCTCCTTATGCTATGATTTTAAGTATCTCATCAAGCAGTATCTCTTTATCATTGGCACAAAGCTCATATTTTTTTAAACCCTCACGTTTAATGAGCTCTACTTTGCCCTCATTTAAACCCTTACCTACAACCAAAGCAAAAGTAAAGCCAAGCAATTCAAAATCTTTCATTTTCACGCCAAATCGCTCATCTCGTTCATCTAATAACACATCAATGCCGCGCGCACCCAATTTTTCGTATAAAGCACTGCCAAAATCATTTTGCATAGAATCTTTGGTATTTGAAATAATAATAGCTATATCAAATATACCCACTTCTTTGCTCCATACGCAGCCCAAATCATCACTTTTTTGCTCTAAGATTGCGGGCAAAATACGCGAGATTCCAAAGCCATAGCAACCCATAATAAGTGGTTGTGCTTTACCATCTTTATCCAAAAACTGCGCATTCATCGCACGCGAATATTTATCGCCTAATTTAAAAATATGCCCAACTTCTATGCCCTTAGTATAATAAAGCTCTTTGCCGCACTTGGGGCACAAATCTCCCTCTTTGCTTTGGGCTATATCTGCATATTCCAAACCCTCAAATGTGCTTAAATCCACACCCACAAAATGATAATCCTTTTCATTTGCGCCACAGATAAGATTTGAGGCTTCTTTCAAACTCTCATCAAAATAAATATGTGTAGCTTGGGTAATATGACGCAATCCATAAGCACCGATAAATCCTACTTCCAATCCAGCCTCTTGAATCTCCTCCACACTCGCATCTTCTAAAGCAATATAACAATTTGTATGCTTATTGATTGCATTGAGCATTTTTGTCTCTTCGCCCTCATCATCGCCACGTACAAAAAAATACACCAATTCACTTTCATTATTAGCCTTGAGGGCTTTTTTTACTATTGCTTTGATTATCCAAAAGGCATCAACTTTAAAAAATGCACTTAAAGATTCTATATCTTTTACATCAGGGGTAAAGAATCGTGCAAAAGCGGCTTGAGGTGCATTGCTATCATATTTTAGCTCATTTGGACGTGGCGCAGTGCGTGGTGCTCTCTTGCTCGCTTCAATATTTGCACCATATTCACAGCCCTTGCATACAACAATGGTATCTTCCCCACAAGGTGCTAATACCATAAATTCTTTGCTTCCACTTCCGCCAATCGCTCCAGAATCTGCTTCCACAACCTTAAACTCTACACCCATTCTTTGTAGAATCTTTTTATATGTCGCTTCCATAACATCAAATTCTCTATCCAAATCTGCATAACTACTATGAAAGCTATATCCATCTTTCATAATAAACTCGCGCCCACGCATAAGCCCAAATCGCGGACGCAGTTCATCGCGAAATTTACTCTGAATCTGATAGAGATGAAGTGGGAGCTGCTTATAGCTTTTAATCGTATTTTTCGCAATGTACGTTATGACTTCTTCGTGTGTAGGTCCAAGCACAAATTCATTCTCTTTCCTATCCACAAAGCGCAAAAGCTCCCTGCCATATTGTTCATATCGTCCAGATTCTCTCCATAGCTCTGCAGGAGTAACAAAACCCATAAGAATCTCTTGCGCACCACTCTTGTCCATTTCTTCTTTGACAATAAAGCGCACTTTATCAAGGAGTTTTTTTCCAAGCGGCAAAAAATTATAAATACCACTACCAACTTGCTGTATAAACCCCCCACGCACAAGATATTGATGACTTTTAAGCACCGCATCTTTGGGAGATTCTTTAAGAGTATTGACAAAAAGTTGTGAAAATCTCATAGCATTCCTTTAAAAAATAGTGTCTTTCTCGCATTTGTAGCTATGAAGCATAACAACATCATCGCTAATGTCAAACACATTTTTCATTGCCTCAATAATCGGGTCGCCTTGAGGATTCTCACTTGCCTGTTTAAGTCGTATAGTAGGCTGATGTAAAAAAGTATTAAAAGCTCCGTGCAGAATCTTCTCTACATTTTGCTGATATTCCGCTGGTAAAAATCCTTTTTTTACTGCCCTATCAAGCTCTTTAAGAGCAGAAGCTTTAGCAAGGTAGCGAATATGTTTAATAACAGGGTCAATTCCCAAAGTCTGAAGCCATCTAAAAAACTCTACACTATACTGCTCAAGAATCTTTTGTGCCTTTTTTGCACTCTCTTCACGCGCATTTTTATGTTCTTGCACGATTTCTTCCAAATCATCAACACAAAAAATATCTAAGTTGTCCATTTGTATATTTTCTATATCACGTGGCAGAGCTAAGTCAAACCACCACCTTTGCTTTGGACTTGCTTGCACCATATGAGATTGAATGATACAATTTGGAGCACTCGTAGCACTAAAAAGCACTTCATACTCTCCCAAAAGCTGCTCTAAATGTTCCCAAGATTCTATATTTATGCAAGAGTCAAACTCTAAGGCAAGTTTATGTGCGTTTTCTTTTGTGCGACTTACAAGTGTGATTTGTGCGTTGGCATTATGGAGATGTTTGCACGCAAGGCGTCCCATTTCACCACTACCGATAACCAAAATAGGTAGATTCTCTAAAGTTTTATTGCATAAAGCAAGTTTTTGCTCTGCCATACGCACTGCCGTAGAAGCTACTGATACACTATGGGCTGAAATATCTGTTTCTTTTCGCACACTCGCGGCACATTTAAAGGCAAAGTGCATAAGACGAGTCATATCTTTAGCACAAAGTGCATTATCAAAGGCAAGTTTATAAGCAAGTTTGAGCTGTCCTGTAATCTGTGTCTCCCCTATAACCAAACTATCAAGGCTTGAAGCTACGCTAAAAATATGATAAATCGCATATTGATTCAAACGCACAAGCGCAATATTTTCTATATCCTCTAGTGCTATATTTTTATGCGTGGCAAAACACTCATAGATGTGTTGCTTTGCTCGTTTTTTATCAATCATACTTACATAGAGTTCCACACGATTACAAGTGCAAAGCAAAACACTCTCTCTAATGCTATCACATACATTAATCTCTTGCAAAAATGGCACAATCTCTTCTTGGCTAAAACTAAGTTTCTCGCGCGTAGTAATATCTACATTTTTATGTGAAAAACTCACCACCATATATTGCACTTCCATTTTTTCTTGCATTCTTTCCTCCCTAAAATGTCCTCTCAACCATTTGTGTAACAATATCCTTAAGTTTTTCATTGCCCTCATTTGCAATCGCTTGAAGAGCTTTATTTGCATAATATTGAGCATCTGCAATACTTTGAGCAATACTATTATGCTTTTGCATTTGCATTCTTATCCACGCTTGTTTTTCCTCATTGAGATTTACACCATAGCATTCAAGTAATTTTGAACGCTCATCTGCATTGAAATGTTCATATAAATACATATAAGGAAGAGTTGTTTTGCCCTCTTTAAAATCACTCATTGAAGGCTTGCCAAGTGTTTGAGAATCTTGAGTAATATCTAAAATATCATCAATAATTTGAAAAGCAATGCCTAAATTTTCACCATAGATTCTATAAATATTTTTGTTTAAGCCCTTTAAAATCGCTCCACATTCAGCAGCAGCGACAATAAGTGCAGCTGTTTTATCCGCACACATACGAATATATCGTTCTTTATCTGTATGAAAAGAAAGTGAAAGTTTTACATCTTCAATTTCACCCACAGAAAGCCGTACAACTGCAGAAGAAACGCTTTGAGCCAATCTGACATCAAGACAACTTAACTCATAAAATGCCTTAGAATATAGCACATCACCAAGCATTATCGCGTTTTTATTGCCAAAAGTAGCATTAATAGAAGGCATACCACGTCTTGTAAGAGATTCATCAATCACATCATCGTGTAGAAGCGAGGCACTCTGTATCATTTCAATGAGCGCGCACACTCTCAAAACATCTTCATTTATATCGCTAATAGAAAGCAAAAGTTTGCTACGAAGCATTTTGCCATAACTCAAGTGTCCATATAAAACATTCACTTCTTCATTTTT
This DNA window, taken from Helicobacter sp. MIT 21-1697, encodes the following:
- the hemA gene encoding glutamyl-tRNA reductase: MQEKMEVQYMVVSFSHKNVDITTREKLSFSQEEIVPFLQEINVCDSIRESVLLCTCNRVELYVSMIDKKRAKQHIYECFATHKNIALEDIENIALVRLNQYAIYHIFSVASSLDSLVIGETQITGQLKLAYKLAFDNALCAKDMTRLMHFAFKCAASVRKETDISAHSVSVASTAVRMAEQKLALCNKTLENLPILVIGSGEMGRLACKHLHNANAQITLVSRTKENAHKLALEFDSCINIESWEHLEQLLGEYEVLFSATSAPNCIIQSHMVQASPKQRWWFDLALPRDIENIQMDNLDIFCVDDLEEIVQEHKNAREESAKKAQKILEQYSVEFFRWLQTLGIDPVIKHIRYLAKASALKELDRAVKKGFLPAEYQQNVEKILHGAFNTFLHQPTIRLKQASENPQGDPIIEAMKNVFDISDDVVMLHSYKCEKDTIF
- a CDS encoding proline--tRNA ligase — protein: MRFSQLFVNTLKESPKDAVLKSHQYLVRGGFIQQVGSGIYNFLPLGKKLLDKVRFIVKEEMDKSGAQEILMGFVTPAELWRESGRYEQYGRELLRFVDRKENEFVLGPTHEEVITYIAKNTIKSYKQLPLHLYQIQSKFRDELRPRFGLMRGREFIMKDGYSFHSSYADLDREFDVMEATYKKILQRMGVEFKVVEADSGAIGGSGSKEFMVLAPCGEDTIVVCKGCEYGANIEASKRAPRTAPRPNELKYDSNAPQAAFARFFTPDVKDIESLSAFFKVDAFWIIKAIVKKALKANNESELVYFFVRGDDEGEETKMLNAINKHTNCYIALEDASVEEIQEAGLEVGFIGAYGLRHITQATHIYFDESLKEASNLICGANEKDYHFVGVDLSTFEGLEYADIAQSKEGDLCPKCGKELYYTKGIEVGHIFKLGDKYSRAMNAQFLDKDGKAQPLIMGCYGFGISRILPAILEQKSDDLGCVWSKEVGIFDIAIIISNTKDSMQNDFGSALYEKLGARGIDVLLDERDERFGVKMKDFELLGFTFALVVGKGLNEGKVELIKREGLKKYELCANDKEILLDEILKIIA
- the hemC gene encoding hydroxymethylbilane synthase gives rise to the protein MAEQSRADRELVIGSRGSVLALWQAEYIKSRLQAECGLQSRIQIIKTRGDKILDVPLAKIGGKGLFTKELEEMLLSKDIDLAVHSLKDVPVEFVPELNLAAITQRESANDCFLSVKYPNLDALPQGAKVGTTSLRRSMQVKKYRPDLDTLSLRGNVQTRLEKLHNGAFDAIILAQAGVNRLNINTQNVPYITPLDFMIPAMGQGALGIEMRKDSIFFDRIAALNDVQSALCVSAERAFVRTLEGGCQVPIGVYAQFSHNKLTLQAIVGLPDGSEVLQDSIEDSIHIEDRAASENLGIAFAQKFIDKGAKELLERAAKMAFI
- a CDS encoding polyprenyl synthetase family protein; this translates as MNIQFALERIKAYIHAYIQECKNEEVNVLYGHLSYGKMLRSKLLLSISDINEDVLRVCALIEMIQSASLLHDDVIDESLTRRGMPSINATFGNKNAIMLGDVLYSKAFYELSCLDVRLAQSVSSAVVRLSVGEIEDVKLSLSFHTDKERYIRMCADKTAALIVAAAECGAILKGLNKNIYRIYGENLGIAFQIIDDILDITQDSQTLGKPSMSDFKEGKTTLPYMYLYEHFNADERSKLLECYGVNLNEEKQAWIRMQMQKHNSIAQSIADAQYYANKALQAIANEGNEKLKDIVTQMVERTF